The following are encoded together in the Tamandua tetradactyla isolate mTamTet1 chromosome 14, mTamTet1.pri, whole genome shotgun sequence genome:
- the OR4E2 gene encoding olfactory receptor 4E2 yields the protein MDLLNQTRVMEFVFLGLTDNWVLERLFFMAFSVTYVLTLLGNILIMVTTFFTPRLHAPMYFFLSNLSLIDICHSSVTVPKMLEGLLLERKTISFDNCIAQLFFLHLFACAEIFLLTIMAYDRYVAICSPLHYPNVMNMRVCVHLVFALWIGGTIHSLVQTFLTIRLPYCGPNIIDSYFCDVPPVIKLACTDTYLTGMLIVSNSGTISLTCFLALVTSYTVILVSLRKQSAEGCRKALSTCSAHFMVVALFFGPCIFIYTRPDTSFSIDKVVSVFYTVVTPLLNPLIYTLRNEEVKSAMKQLRQSQVVFMKSYI from the coding sequence ATGGACCTTCTAAATCAAACAAGAGTGATGGAATTTGTCTTCCTGGGACTCACTGATAACTGGGTACTGGAGAGACTATTTTTCATGGCATTCTCTGTCACTTACGTGCTAACCCTTTTGGGGAACATTCTTATCATGGTTACTACATTCTTTACTCCACGACTCCATGcccccatgtatttcttcctgagCAATCTGTCCTTAATCGACATCTGCCACTCATCTGTCACTGTACCCAAGATGCTGGAGGGTTTGCTTTTAGAGAGAAAGACCATTTCTTTTGACAACTGCATTGCACAGCTCTTCTTCCTACATCTTTTTGCCTGTGCTGAGATCTTTCTGCTGACGATTATGGCCTATGATCGTTATGTAGCCATCTGCTCCCCATTACACTACCCCAATGTGATGAACATGAGGGTCTGCGTGCATCTTGTCTTTGCTCTCTGGATAGGGGGCACCATTCACTCACTGGTGCAGACTTTCTTGACCATTCGCCTACCTTACTGTGGACCCAACATTATTGACAGCTACTTCTGTGACGTGCCTCCTGTCATCAAGCTGGCCTGCACAGACACATACCTGACGGGAATGCTGATTGTGTCCAACAGTGGAACCATCTCCCTGACCTGTTTCCTGGCCTTGGTTACCTCCTACACGGTCATCCTAGTTTCTCTGCGAAAACAGTCAGCTGAGGGGTGCCGGAAAGCCCTATCCACCTGCTCAGCTCACTTTATGGTGGTTGCCCTCTTCTTTGGACCATGTATCTTCATCTACACACGGCCAGACACCAGCTTCTCCATCGACAAGGTGGTGTCTGTCTTTTACACAGTGGTCACCCCTTTGCTGAATCCTCTCATTTATACCTTGAGGAATGAGGAGGTAAAAAGTGCCATGAAGCAGCTCAGGCAGTCACAAGTAGTTTTCATGAAATCATACATATGA